The following DNA comes from Chryseobacterium gallinarum.
GAGGGATAACCAATTGAACATCATGTAACAAAAATACCAAAAAAAATAAAAAGAGAAGCATATGCTTCTCTTTTTATTTATATTTTGAATAAATAAGTCTTATTCAAAGTTCATTGTGAACGGTACGCTATAGTAAGATCTAACGCTCTCCCCGTTTCTTTTCGCAGGAGTCCATTTTTTAAGTTTCTTCACTACACGCACTGCTTCATTGTTGAAGTCGCTATTTGGAGATTTCTCCTCAATAGTAACCCCGGAAACAGTTCCGTCTTTTTCTACAACGAACTTAAGCTTAGCTTTAAGGGTACCTTCGCCTCCTTCCATTAGAGAAGTATCAAAGTTATCTCCTAAGAATTTTCTTAATGCCCCCATACCTCCAGGATATTCTGCAGACTGGTCTACATCTTTATAGATTTCATTAGGATTATTGCTTGGCTTTACTTCCACAGTAGATGCCTTGGTACCAGTAGATGGTGGTGGCGGCGGTGGTGTATAAGCCGGAGCTTTTACCCCCTCCTGATTCTGTAAACCAGTTGTAGTTTCCAACTGCTTAGAAATCGGTGGTGGCGGAGTTTCAATTTTCGGAGCTTTTACAGGCTCAGGAACTACGTTCTGAATCACCTCAATTTTCTCCTCTTCTTTTGGTGGTGGAGGTGGTGGAGGTGGTTCTTCTTCTTTAGGCTGCTCGATAATCGGTTCTTCTTCGATAATATCTACAAGATCTGCCTTTACTTCCTGCTTAGGCGGCGCTGTAAGATTTTTGATCGTAAGATAGATGAACGGAGACAAAGCTGCCAAAAGGAATAAAGCTGTTCCGATAATAAATGACTTTGTTAAAAGTCTCGGATACTGATGTCTAAGATCATAGGCACCATATTCCTTGTTTCTATTTTCAAATACAATCTCGTCTAAAGTAAGATTCTGACCGTATACATTTTCATCTGCCATAGATTAGATATAACAATTTTATGGTTAAATTACTTTGTAGCAGCCGGCGCAGCAGCACCACCCACTTTCTTTTCATAAACAGCTTTCTCCCAAGGCTTCACATCGGTAACACCGTATTGTTCACTCTTAGTAATTGCCATTTCGTCAAGAATATCAACAAAGTTCTTATATACAGCATCGTCAGTTGGCTTAATGATCACGGTAAATTTCGCTTGATCTGCAGCTCTAGATTTTGCCTGCTGAATTACTTTTCTAATTCCTTCTCTATCAAGAGTAGTTTCCATAAGAGTCTGGTCATTCAAAGATGTGGCATCTTGCTGGTGCCAGAAAACTCTGTTGTCTTTTCCTAATAAGATAGAAATAGAGTTAGAAAGTTTAATTTCTGTTGGAGGAGGTTTCGGCTGGTCCTTTTTAGGTTTAGCCGGAAGACCTAGGTCCATAACATTCGGTTTACTGAATGTAGTTGTGAACATAAAGAAGGTAATCAATAGAAAACCCAAGTCCACCATCGGAGTCATATCGACTCTCGTACTTTGCTTCTTGGAACGGACCTTGCCGCCCTTGCCGCCTTTTTCTTGTACTTGTACTTCTGCCATTTCTATCGATATTATTCGTTAGGTTTACCTTCTTGTGATGTAATCAACCAGAATTTAAGAAAATCAATATCTCTTAAACCTTCAAATAAACTTTTAACTTTAGGGTATTGAGTGGTAACGTCACCTTTAATGGCCAACTTGTAGTCAGGGTTAACGCTCAAACTTTCTTTTACCCAGTCAATTAACTGTTTATTTGTACTGTCCATAGGAATACCTGTAGGACTCTTATAATTTTTCTGCTCATCTTCAGACATATCCAAATACCCCTTAAGCTGGTTCATTGGAACTCCAATTGCCTGAACTTTCTGAAATGCAGCCTTTTGATTGTTATCAAAAGTAATACCATACTTTTGTCCCATTTTATCCAAAAGAGCAACTCTTTCTGATGCATTTTCTACTGGCTGGAAATAGAATTTTCCGTCCGGAGTAGCATTGATAGTCATTAAACTAGCATCAGGAAGCAATTTTTCCGAAATTGAAGATGGCGGTTTGATCTGCTCCACGTCAGGTTTTTTAAACTGAGTGGTCAAGATAAAGAACGTAAGGAGTAGGAACGCAACGTCACACATTGCAGTCATGTCCGTAATTACTCCATGTCTTTTTGGTTTGACTCTCGCCATTATTATAAAATATTTTTAATTAAACTTCTTTTAATTGCTAATGCAAATTTCCTGCTAATTCTTAGTTGAATTCAGCGAAAGATTGTTGGATACTCATAGAGATCTCATCGATCTTATAAGTTAATCCGTCAATTTTAGAAGTAAAGAAGTTATAAAGGATAATAGCGATTGCTGAAGTACCAATACCTAAAGCCGTGTTGATCAAGGCTTCAGAGATACCTGTAGATAGAGCAGCTGCATCCGGAGTACCACCTCCTGAACCTAATGCGAAGAACGCTTTGATCATCCCGATTACCGTTCCAAGTAGTGCTACTAACGTTGCAACTGTACCTAAAGTAGAAAGGATCATCATGTTTTTCTCAAGCATTGGCATCTCAAGAGTTGTAGCTTCTTCGATAGCTTTGTTAAGAGCTACCATTTTCTGCTCCTTATTTAGTGTAGTATCGTGAGCAAGTGCTTTATAAGTAGTAAGACCTTCTTTTACTACGTTACCTACAGAACCTTGCTGTCTGTCGCACTCTTCGATAGCTTCGTCAATTTTGTTTTGGTTTAGTAAGCTTCTTACCTGTACAACGAAGTTGTCTAAGTTTCCTTTTCCAGCAGCTTTACCAAGAACGAAATATCTTTCAAAAGAGAAAACGATTACTGTAATCATAAAAGTAATCAAGATTGGTACGATTACTCCTCCTTTGTAGATAATCCCTAAAAACGATTCTGGGTGAATGTCTTTTCCTTCAACACTTGAAAAGGCTACAGATCCACTTCCAAGTTTATCTGCATCTTTAAAGTTTCCTGGGCTACCAAGAACGAATAAATAAATACATACTCCTATAGCAAATAGAATAGGAATAATAACAGCTGGATTTAAACCTCCTGCCTTTCTAGCAACTACTTGCTCATCATTTTTTGAAACATTCATTTCCATATTTAACTAAATTATAT
Coding sequences within:
- a CDS encoding energy transducer TonB — translated: MADENVYGQNLTLDEIVFENRNKEYGAYDLRHQYPRLLTKSFIIGTALFLLAALSPFIYLTIKNLTAPPKQEVKADLVDIIEEEPIIEQPKEEEPPPPPPPPKEEEKIEVIQNVVPEPVKAPKIETPPPPISKQLETTTGLQNQEGVKAPAYTPPPPPPSTGTKASTVEVKPSNNPNEIYKDVDQSAEYPGGMGALRKFLGDNFDTSLMEGGEGTLKAKLKFVVEKDGTVSGVTIEEKSPNSDFNNEAVRVVKKLKKWTPAKRNGESVRSYYSVPFTMNFE
- a CDS encoding ExbD/TolR family protein, yielding MAEVQVQEKGGKGGKVRSKKQSTRVDMTPMVDLGFLLITFFMFTTTFSKPNVMDLGLPAKPKKDQPKPPPTEIKLSNSISILLGKDNRVFWHQQDATSLNDQTLMETTLDREGIRKVIQQAKSRAADQAKFTVIIKPTDDAVYKNFVDILDEMAITKSEQYGVTDVKPWEKAVYEKKVGGAAAPAATK
- a CDS encoding ExbD/TolR family protein, giving the protein MARVKPKRHGVITDMTAMCDVAFLLLTFFILTTQFKKPDVEQIKPPSSISEKLLPDASLMTINATPDGKFYFQPVENASERVALLDKMGQKYGITFDNNQKAAFQKVQAIGVPMNQLKGYLDMSEDEQKNYKSPTGIPMDSTNKQLIDWVKESLSVNPDYKLAIKGDVTTQYPKVKSLFEGLRDIDFLKFWLITSQEGKPNE
- a CDS encoding MotA/TolQ/ExbB proton channel family protein — protein: MEMNVSKNDEQVVARKAGGLNPAVIIPILFAIGVCIYLFVLGSPGNFKDADKLGSGSVAFSSVEGKDIHPESFLGIIYKGGVIVPILITFMITVIVFSFERYFVLGKAAGKGNLDNFVVQVRSLLNQNKIDEAIEECDRQQGSVGNVVKEGLTTYKALAHDTTLNKEQKMVALNKAIEEATTLEMPMLEKNMMILSTLGTVATLVALLGTVIGMIKAFFALGSGGGTPDAAALSTGISEALINTALGIGTSAIAIILYNFFTSKIDGLTYKIDEISMSIQQSFAEFN